The Sporosarcina ureae genomic sequence GTACAGGATTAACAATTGAAGTTGATGGTGACATTTGGCGCGTAATGGATTTCCAACACGTAAAACCAGGTAAAGGGGCAGCGTTCGTTCGTTCGAAACTGCGTAATCTTCGCTCAGGAAACGTGAATGAAAAAACATTCCGTGCGGGAGAAAAAGTAGAAAAAGCACAAATTGACAACCGTAAAATGCAGTATTTATATGCTGACGGAGATATGCACGTATTCATGGATAACGAATCGTACGAGCAGATCGAACTATCTGATAAGCAACTTGAATATGAATTAAAGTTCTTGAAAGAGAACATGGAAGTTCACGTCATCACGTATAAAGAAGAAGTGCTTGGCGTTGAATTACCAATAACCGTTACGCTTGAAGTAGCGGAAACAGAGCCTGGAATAAAAGGTGACACAGCGAGTGGCGGTTCAAAGCCAGCTAAGATGGAAACTGGCGTCGTTGTTCAAGTACCATTCTTCGTTAACCAAGGTGATATGTTAATCATCAACACAGAAGAAGCAGAATACGTTTCCCGCGCATAAGTAAATATGTATCAAGGATGTCCCAGTGATGGGGCATCCTTTTTTTGCGTGGTAATGAATTCGGAAATTGAAGCGAAACGTAGAAAGTATAATAAGTAAATTAGAGAGTACGAGGGGATTAAAATAGCCCACTCACCAACAGTTGTGTGCAAATTATGAGACAACTAAAGGGAGCTTGCGACCTAGTTGCCTCACCGCGGGCCCATGAGAAAGCGTCCGCCTAGAGCGCAAATCCCCACACCGATACAAACTATTCCCTATCTTTTTCAATCCGCAATGTCCGTGATACTTTGATACTTTTGCATATTTAAGAAGCTTGCTTCATAGAGTGGACTATGGAGGAGGCGTAGCGGGATGGAACTGAATGATTTATTGCGCATCGCCGGCGTTGGATTGGTGATTGGGGTACTTCACGTGTTTTTCGAGCAAACAGGCAAGAAGGAGTTCTCATTTTTCCTATTTTTCTTAGCATATCTGTACATCTCGATTGAGCTGCTGATGTTCCTCAGAATATTCTTTACGGAGATCACGGAATTCTTTAGCTGGCTATCCATGGCGATGTAAATGGCGATTCTCTTTCAATTATTTGTCGTGTATCTCTTGCTGCTTTTGCTTTCATTTGCTGCACCTGCCCTGCGTCCCATTCTTCATACCGCGCTATTCTTACTGGTCACAGTGTATGTATTATTTACGGTCCTTGTACCTTTCGGATCGACATTGTTGGAGTTGACGAAGAAGTTACCGTCGCCTTACGCAACGCTACTAGTGGTCAGTGCGGGTCTGTATTATGTAGCGGAGGTTCTGTCGCTTCAGATGAAAGATGAGGGGTACGGGGCATTCGGGCAGTTGTTTCAGACCAGCATGAAAGTATTCATCATGACATTGTGGTTGCCGTATATCACGCAATTGATCGAGACGATCCACACGTTCATTCCCTGGTGAACGAATCCTAACAAAAATGAATGGACGAGACATCTATGCTGAATTTTCTGCAGGAAAGTATCGCGGGTATCATCGGACCATTTTTCTTGTTGCTCATCATGTTGCTTATCGCTTCTCTTGTCGATTTCTTTCTTCCGGCGTTTCAAAAGTGGACGAGGTTTCTGTTACTGATCCTTATTTTAGTATTGCTGATTGAGCCGGCTAGGGAAAGTTTCGAGCAAATCCAAGTCATCACGCACACGATTGCTTCATTATTCCTTGGAATGTATCCACTAATGGCTGCGATGATCTTGGCATCCGGTGCCACGTTCGGCGTCTTGAATTTCCAACCCGCTATGCTGTTATTTGCGCAAGGGGCTGTCGTGTTTGCGGATAAGTTCCTGTTGCCGGTGTTATTAACGGCGCTGTTGTTCGATATCTTTACGCGATTGGTGCCGGAAATTGCCTTCACGCGGATGGCGGATTTATTGCGTACGTCATTGCTTGCGTTTGTTTCTGCCATGGTTGCAGCGTATTCCATTTTTATTACAGCGGGTGGCGCGTTGTCTTGGACGATGAACGGCGCTTTGAACGAGCCGTTAAAAGAGCTGATCAAGAATAATATTCCTGTCATCGGTTCATTATTGACGGATACGCTTGGATCAATTGGTCGTTATTCTTCCGGTGCCACGGCTTATATGAGTATTTGGCTGCTCGTATCAATCTGGACGATCGCGCTATTGCCGGCAGTTAGGATTCTTTGTATGGCCTTTTTATTTAGATGGACAGCGGCAATCATTGAACCATTTTCGCAAAAAGAAGTGTGCGGTTTACTGGATGATATCGGTCGTACGTTGTTTGTTTTATGCGCCATTTCATTTTTGCTGACATTCGCTTTCATCTATACAACGATTTTCATTGTGACGTTCATTAAACTGATGACGTTCGGGAAATGAGGCGAATGTATGGAAGTATTTTTAGTAGGGTTAGCAAACTTGGTAGTCCTAGTCTTAATTATTCAGTTACTGGCGGGGCGTGAAATGGAAAGAATGATCATTCCTTTGTGTAAAGTGGCAATCGGCATTTGGATTTTGCAATATATTCTACAATTCGCAAGTCATAAGTTACTGTGACGCTACATATTATGCAACTGTAGAATTCATTTTAGTCAATTCACGTTGAGATGGTGATGGAACTTGGAAAAGCCCACAGGGAAACCCCGATTGATCATGATCGGTTTGATGGTTATGGTGTGTAGCGTTTTATACATCACCAGTACGGCGAATGTAGGAGGGGAGAAACAGAAAAAAGAAGAGAAGCGCATGCTGTCAACACTTGAAGAAACACTTGAACAAATGGAAGGGCTAGGGGATGTGAAAGTTTATTTTCATTACGATGAAAAAGAAGAAGAGAGTCCGTTAGCAAATTATTTCTCCGCCACGTTCGCTGTGAAAAGCCAATCACCTTTGCAAGGGTTGCTCGTCGTAGCGGAAGGGGCAGAAAATCCGGCTATACGAAACGGACTTTCACAACTCCTAGCCAACGTCCTACAATTGCCTGAACATCGTATCGTCATCGTGGAAATGAAGAAAAGGGGGAATCAACATGAAAGCCAATAAACGAACAGTTTGGTTTTTAACATTACTCAGTCTAGTCGCAGTGATTTCAATCTACTACGTGAAGAAGGAAGCACCGATGCCATTTGATGGAATTGCGATCTTCACGAAAGAAACAAAGGACGCAACGAATCTACTTGAAAAGGAAGGCAAGTCGGAGGAAGTGAAACCGGTCTTCGCTGAATCGTATATTTTCCAGGATATGCGCATGGAAGTACGAAATGAACGCAGTGAGACAGTGCAACAGTTGACAGAGAAAATGACATCTTCTGATTTTACTGCTGAAGAGAAAAATGAAATTTTTAACGAAATTGCTGAGTTACGAAAAGTCAGTTCGACAGAAGCGTTGATGGAGATGCAAATCGCAGCACTTGGCTATCCAGAAGTGTTTGTACGTGGAGATGGGGATCGAGTCAACGTAACGGTGTTATCGAATGAAAGCCACTCACCGAAAATGGCGGATGAAATTACACAGTATGTCATGTCGAGTTGGGATGGCGCGCAAACTGTCAAAGTCGATTTTGCAGAAGCAAAAGAATAACAACAAAAGGAAGTCCATGTGGCTTCCTTTTTTACATAGAAAAACTAAACTTTTGAAATAGGTGCAGCGTGTAATGTGAATTTCACGCTTATAGGTAAACCTATTAAAGGTATGGGATAACACATCGTCGTTTTTTCAAATAAATTGTCACAAAATTTGCAACTAGTGGGCATTTTTCAAGAATAATAGAATAATTTGTGTCTTTGCTATTCCATATTTACTGTAAAACGACTATCATAGTATACGATAGCAAGAAAATTTAGTTAGGAGAATCAGATATGTTGAAAATCCAAGAAATCCGAGAAATTATTAAGCTTATCGATCAATCATCCATCCAGAAGTTCTCATTAGAATCAGATGGAGGGAAGATTAAACTAGAGAAAAATGGTGGACAAGCCGTGACAACGGTTACAGAAGCACCGCAAACACCACAAGCAGCGCCGGCTCCAGTCCAAGCTCCAGTAGCGCCTGTTGCGGTAACACCAGCACCAGCACCAGAAGCACAAGCAGCGCCAGTAGCTGAAGTAGCAACTGACGAAACACTACACAAAATCACTTCCCCTATGGTTGGGACATACTATCAGGCTTCGTCGCCAGACGCAGAAGCGTACGTTAAAACTGGTGATAAAGTAACGGCTGAATCCATCGTTTGTATCGTAGAAGCAATGAAATTATTCAACGAAATTGAATCAGAAGTAAATGGTGAAATCGTTGAAATCTTAGTGCAAGACGGTCAACTTGTGGAATACGGACAGCCTTTATTCCTTGTTAGAGAAAACTAAGGGGGAGTAACCAATGAAAAAAGTATTAATTGCAAACCGTGGAGAAATTGCTGTGCGCATTATTCGTGCATGCAAAGAAATGGGTATTAAAACAGTAGCGGTCTATTCTGAAGCAGATGCAGAGGCGTTACATGTGCAACTAGCAGATGAATCAGTTTGCATCGGTCCACGTCTATCGACAGACAGTTATTTGAACTTCTCAAACGTCATCAGTGCCGCGAAAGCAACTGACTGTGACGGGATCCATCCTGGTTATGGTTTCCTTGCAGAGAACGCGAGCTTCGCTGAACTTTGTGAAGAAGTAAATATCGAATTCATCGGACCCACAGCGGCGGCTATTTCTAAAATGGGTACAAAAGATGTTGCGCGTAATACAATGGCATCTGCAGGAGTTCCAATCGTTCCTGGTTCTGACGGCATTGTGGATGACGCAGATCATGCACTCGAAATTGCAAAAGAACTTGGGTTCCCGGTTATCATCAAAGCAACAGCTGGTGGTGGCGGTAAAGGAATTCGTGTAGCACGTGATGAAGATGAGCTAGTAAAAGGTGTTAAAATCACACAAAAAGAAGCTGCTGCGGCATTCGGTAACCCGGGCGTGTATATTGAGAAGTATATCGAAGTATTCCGTCACGTAGAAGTTCAAGTGCTAGCGGATAAATACGGTAACACGGTTCACTTAGGTGAGCGTGATTGTTCTATTCAACGCCGTATGCAAAAACTGGTTGAGGAAGCTCCATCTCCTGCATTGACTCCTGAACTTCGCGCAGAAATGGGTGAAGCGGCTGTAAAAGCAGCTCAAGCGTGTAACTATCGCGGTGCAGGTACTGTAGAATTTATTTTTGATCATATCAATCAAAAATTCTATTTCATG encodes the following:
- the efp gene encoding elongation factor P — translated: MISVNEFRTGLTIEVDGDIWRVMDFQHVKPGKGAAFVRSKLRNLRSGNVNEKTFRAGEKVEKAQIDNRKMQYLYADGDMHVFMDNESYEQIELSDKQLEYELKFLKENMEVHVITYKEEVLGVELPITVTLEVAETEPGIKGDTASGGSKPAKMETGVVVQVPFFVNQGDMLIINTEEAEYVSRA
- a CDS encoding stage III sporulation AC/AD family protein; protein product: MAILFQLFVVYLLLLLLSFAAPALRPILHTALFLLVTVYVLFTVLVPFGSTLLELTKKLPSPYATLLVVSAGLYYVAEVLSLQMKDEGYGAFGQLFQTSMKVFIMTLWLPYITQLIETIHTFIPW
- a CDS encoding stage III sporulation protein AE, which codes for MLNFLQESIAGIIGPFFLLLIMLLIASLVDFFLPAFQKWTRFLLLILILVLLIEPARESFEQIQVITHTIASLFLGMYPLMAAMILASGATFGVLNFQPAMLLFAQGAVVFADKFLLPVLLTALLFDIFTRLVPEIAFTRMADLLRTSLLAFVSAMVAAYSIFITAGGALSWTMNGALNEPLKELIKNNIPVIGSLLTDTLGSIGRYSSGATAYMSIWLLVSIWTIALLPAVRILCMAFLFRWTAAIIEPFSQKEVCGLLDDIGRTLFVLCAISFLLTFAFIYTTIFIVTFIKLMTFGK
- a CDS encoding SpoIIIAH-like family protein, whose amino-acid sequence is MKANKRTVWFLTLLSLVAVISIYYVKKEAPMPFDGIAIFTKETKDATNLLEKEGKSEEVKPVFAESYIFQDMRMEVRNERSETVQQLTEKMTSSDFTAEEKNEIFNEIAELRKVSSTEALMEMQIAALGYPEVFVRGDGDRVNVTVLSNESHSPKMADEITQYVMSSWDGAQTVKVDFAEAKE
- the accB gene encoding acetyl-CoA carboxylase biotin carboxyl carrier protein; this encodes MLKIQEIREIIKLIDQSSIQKFSLESDGGKIKLEKNGGQAVTTVTEAPQTPQAAPAPVQAPVAPVAVTPAPAPEAQAAPVAEVATDETLHKITSPMVGTYYQASSPDAEAYVKTGDKVTAESIVCIVEAMKLFNEIESEVNGEIVEILVQDGQLVEYGQPLFLVREN
- the accC gene encoding acetyl-CoA carboxylase biotin carboxylase subunit; its protein translation is MKKVLIANRGEIAVRIIRACKEMGIKTVAVYSEADAEALHVQLADESVCIGPRLSTDSYLNFSNVISAAKATDCDGIHPGYGFLAENASFAELCEEVNIEFIGPTAAAISKMGTKDVARNTMASAGVPIVPGSDGIVDDADHALEIAKELGFPVIIKATAGGGGKGIRVARDEDELVKGVKITQKEAAAAFGNPGVYIEKYIEVFRHVEVQVLADKYGNTVHLGERDCSIQRRMQKLVEEAPSPALTPELRAEMGEAAVKAAQACNYRGAGTVEFIFDHINQKFYFMEMNTRIQVEHPVTEMITGIDLIQQQLKVAAGEELAFKQEDIQFNGWSIECRINAENPEKNFMPSPGKVTMYLPPGGFGVRVDSAVYPGYTIPPFYDSMVAKLIVHADTREQAVARMKRALDEFVVEGVHTTIPFHANLMNDEIFQSGDFDTKFLEKYDVMK